In one window of Methanosarcina vacuolata Z-761 DNA:
- a CDS encoding CDP-2,3-bis-(O-geranylgeranyl)-sn-glycerol synthase — protein MLPAYLSNPFAAVFGGGKPIDWGKTYKDGRRILGDGKTYRGLFSGIFCGFIAGCIEIWLSSRGFEVMGIKMPAFGPDYKSSLIIVLALASGALFGDMFKSFFKRRMGLKRGASLPLVDQLDFVVGAWVFTYLVAPEWFVSNFTHGIMLTVIIITPLLHLATNIIGYFIGVKKEPW, from the coding sequence ATGCTTCCAGCATACCTTTCCAATCCATTTGCAGCTGTTTTTGGTGGCGGAAAGCCGATTGATTGGGGTAAGACCTATAAGGATGGAAGAAGGATCCTTGGAGACGGAAAGACTTATAGAGGGCTCTTTTCAGGTATATTTTGCGGGTTTATTGCAGGATGTATTGAGATCTGGCTGAGTTCCAGAGGGTTTGAGGTTATGGGGATCAAAATGCCTGCCTTTGGCCCGGATTACAAAAGCTCTTTAATAATTGTGCTCGCCCTCGCATCCGGCGCTCTGTTCGGGGATATGTTCAAGAGCTTTTTCAAGCGCAGGATGGGCCTGAAAAGAGGAGCATCTCTTCCTCTGGTAGACCAGCTTGATTTTGTTGTGGGAGCCTGGGTATTTACATACCTTGTAGCCCCTGAGTGGTTTGTGAGTAATTTCACTCACGGGATCATGCTTACCGTTATTATAATAACGCCTCTGCTCCATCTTGCAACAAATATAATCGGATACTTTATAGGTGTAAAGAAAGAACCCTGGTGA
- the cooS gene encoding anaerobic carbon-monoxide dehydrogenase catalytic subunit, translated as MKVFADGSIFMLNVGYEMKTEIYEKSIDLASQKMLQKAEEEGIETAWDRYEKQLPQCSFGQLGVCCRNCNMGPCRIDPFGEGAQKGICGATADIIVARNFLRMIAAGAAAHSDHARDAVLTFKKMSEGEAGSYRIKDEAKLLSLASEYGIPSEGKSLEEVAGKLADTLLQEFGKQDGHLQCTRRVPESRLKLWAELGIEPRGIDREIVECMHRTHIGVDNDAVHILLQGLRTGLSDGWGGSMIATDVQDVLFGTPQPRRSTVNLGVLSSDKVNVIVHGHEPILSEMIVEAAEDPELLKLAEEKGASGINVAGICCTGNETLMRHGTPIAGTFLQQELAVITGAVEAMVVDVQCVMPSLGELTGCYHTKFISTSPKADFPNTVRMEFHENRAYETAKEIVKIAVENFPNRVPEKVTIPEEKQECMVGFSAEAILSALGGSPDPLIEAIKGGAVRGIGAVVGCNNVKIKHNYGHVNLVKELIKNNVLVVTTGCNAIACAEAGLLLPEASEMAGDGLKAVCKALGIPPVLHMGSCVDISRILVLASAIANRLGVDISDLPAAGAAPEWMSEKAVSIGAYVVSSGVFTVLGTIPAVLGSQAVTSLLTGGLNGVVGASFAVEPDPLKAADLMLEHIDEKRKALGLN; from the coding sequence ATGAAAGTGTTTGCAGATGGCAGCATTTTCATGCTAAATGTGGGATATGAGATGAAGACGGAAATATATGAGAAAAGCATTGACCTTGCAAGCCAGAAAATGCTTCAGAAGGCCGAAGAAGAAGGCATTGAAACCGCCTGGGATAGATATGAAAAACAACTACCTCAGTGCAGTTTCGGGCAGCTAGGAGTTTGCTGTCGGAATTGCAATATGGGTCCATGCAGGATTGATCCCTTCGGAGAAGGAGCTCAAAAGGGAATTTGCGGTGCTACCGCAGATATCATAGTTGCAAGGAATTTCCTTAGAATGATTGCCGCAGGCGCAGCAGCTCATTCCGACCATGCAAGAGATGCTGTTCTGACCTTTAAGAAAATGAGTGAAGGAGAAGCTGGCAGCTACAGGATAAAAGATGAAGCAAAACTGCTGTCTCTTGCTTCGGAATATGGGATTCCCTCAGAGGGCAAAAGCCTGGAGGAAGTCGCAGGCAAACTTGCCGACACACTGCTTCAGGAATTTGGAAAACAGGACGGACATCTCCAGTGTACCAGAAGAGTTCCTGAATCAAGGCTCAAGCTCTGGGCCGAGCTTGGAATAGAGCCCAGGGGAATTGACCGGGAAATCGTGGAATGTATGCACAGGACTCATATAGGTGTGGACAATGATGCGGTTCATATCCTGCTGCAAGGACTACGCACAGGGCTTTCCGATGGCTGGGGAGGTTCGATGATCGCCACCGATGTCCAGGACGTACTCTTCGGAACCCCACAGCCTAGAAGAAGCACAGTTAATCTGGGAGTACTGTCGAGCGATAAAGTAAATGTAATTGTCCACGGGCACGAACCTATTCTCTCAGAAATGATCGTGGAAGCTGCAGAAGATCCCGAACTCCTTAAACTGGCAGAGGAAAAGGGTGCATCAGGCATCAACGTTGCAGGGATCTGCTGTACTGGCAACGAGACCCTGATGCGGCACGGTACTCCAATAGCAGGAACCTTCCTTCAGCAGGAACTGGCAGTAATTACAGGCGCTGTGGAAGCTATGGTTGTCGATGTCCAGTGTGTCATGCCCTCGCTTGGGGAACTTACAGGATGCTACCATACGAAGTTTATATCTACGTCCCCAAAGGCCGATTTTCCCAACACCGTAAGAATGGAATTCCATGAAAACAGGGCTTATGAAACTGCAAAAGAAATCGTAAAGATTGCTGTCGAAAACTTCCCTAACAGGGTTCCGGAAAAGGTTACCATACCTGAAGAGAAGCAGGAGTGCATGGTTGGCTTCAGTGCCGAAGCTATCCTCAGTGCCCTTGGAGGAAGCCCTGATCCTCTTATTGAGGCAATAAAAGGCGGGGCAGTTAGGGGAATAGGAGCTGTTGTCGGCTGCAATAACGTAAAAATAAAGCACAATTACGGTCATGTCAACCTCGTTAAAGAACTGATCAAAAACAATGTGCTTGTGGTCACAACTGGCTGCAATGCAATTGCATGTGCCGAAGCAGGGCTTCTTCTGCCGGAAGCCTCCGAAATGGCAGGCGATGGGCTAAAAGCCGTCTGTAAGGCTCTGGGCATACCCCCTGTCCTGCATATGGGCTCCTGTGTTGATATCAGCCGTATCCTTGTGCTTGCATCCGCGATTGCAAACCGCCTGGGTGTGGACATAAGTGATCTTCCAGCAGCAGGAGCAGCTCCCGAATGGATGAGCGAAAAGGCGGTTAGCATCGGGGCTTATGTGGTTTCATCCGGCGTATTTACCGTTCTCGGGACTATTCCTGCTGTTCTTGGAAGTCAGGCTGTTACGTCCCTTCTGACAGGAGGCTTGAACGGTGTGGTGGGAGCAAGTTTTGCGGTTGAACCTGATCCCCTTAAAGCCGCAGACCTGATGCTTGAGCACATTGACGAAAAAAGAAAGGCTCTGGGCTTGAACTAA
- a CDS encoding methytransferase partner Trm112 produces MKRDLMDILACPICKGDLVLNVVEENEGEVISGTLYCPVCKEHYPIDEGIPNLLPPDLRN; encoded by the coding sequence GTGAAAAGAGATCTTATGGATATTCTGGCCTGCCCTATATGTAAGGGCGACCTGGTTTTGAACGTTGTCGAAGAAAATGAAGGAGAGGTTATATCCGGAACCCTCTACTGCCCTGTATGCAAAGAGCACTATCCCATCGACGAAGGAATCCCAAATTTACTTCCTCCTGACCTTAGAAACTGA
- the pyrG gene encoding glutamine hydrolyzing CTP synthase has translation MKYIIVTGGVMSGLGKGITIASIGRNLKNKGYKVTAIKIDPYINIDAGTMSPYQHGEVFVLKDGGEVDLDLGNYERFLDTELTRDHNLTTGKIYLEVISKERRGDYLGKTVQIIPHVTNEIKNRIRKVAARSGADICLIEIGGTVGDIESMPFLEAVRQMHREEPSENIAFIHVTLAMEDLQGEQKTKPSQHSVKELRALGLSPEVIVVRSKSPLQESAKEKIALFCDVPQELVISAHDADDIYEVPLEIEEQGLTTQLMKHLQLDSNVENGAWKEMVARMKSTTDTVKLAIVGKYTNLEDSYLSILEAVKHGGIDNGCRVEVNMVEAEILEENPAEIEKLTQYDGILIPGGFGGRGTEGKMMAIKFARENDIPFLGICLGMQLAVIEFARNVAKLKGANSTEFDEDTPYPVIDLLPEQNGVADMGGTMRLGDYEAILKEGSIAAKIYGTNYIVERHRHRYEVNPEFVERLESYGIVFSGKNKNRMEIAEIPGKRFFFGSQFHPEFRSRPGRPSPPFNGLVAAMCKYRKEREGR, from the coding sequence ATGAAGTACATCATAGTTACCGGTGGGGTGATGAGCGGGCTTGGAAAAGGCATTACCATCGCATCCATTGGAAGAAACCTTAAAAACAAAGGTTATAAAGTTACGGCTATCAAGATCGACCCTTACATCAATATTGATGCAGGCACCATGAGCCCCTACCAGCATGGGGAAGTTTTTGTGCTCAAAGACGGAGGTGAAGTTGACCTGGATCTTGGGAATTACGAGCGGTTCCTTGACACTGAACTTACGAGGGACCATAACCTTACCACAGGCAAGATCTACTTAGAAGTAATTTCCAAAGAAAGGAGAGGAGACTACCTCGGAAAAACCGTTCAGATTATTCCCCACGTCACAAATGAGATCAAAAACAGGATCAGAAAGGTTGCAGCCCGGAGTGGGGCTGATATCTGTCTTATTGAAATCGGAGGGACTGTTGGGGACATTGAAAGCATGCCTTTCCTTGAGGCTGTACGTCAGATGCACAGGGAAGAACCTTCCGAAAATATTGCATTTATTCATGTCACCCTGGCTATGGAAGACCTTCAGGGAGAGCAAAAAACCAAGCCTTCCCAGCATTCCGTAAAGGAACTCCGTGCCCTTGGGCTCAGTCCTGAAGTAATCGTTGTAAGGTCAAAGTCTCCTCTTCAGGAAAGCGCCAAAGAGAAAATTGCCCTATTTTGTGATGTGCCCCAGGAACTGGTTATCAGCGCTCATGATGCCGATGATATTTATGAAGTGCCTCTTGAGATAGAAGAGCAGGGATTAACCACCCAGCTCATGAAACACCTGCAACTGGATTCCAATGTTGAAAACGGTGCATGGAAAGAGATGGTTGCAAGGATGAAATCTACAACTGATACGGTAAAACTTGCAATTGTCGGAAAATATACCAACCTTGAGGATTCTTACCTCAGCATCCTTGAAGCTGTCAAGCATGGAGGAATTGATAACGGATGCAGGGTTGAAGTCAATATGGTTGAAGCCGAAATCCTGGAAGAAAATCCAGCCGAGATTGAGAAGCTGACACAGTATGATGGGATTCTTATTCCGGGCGGTTTTGGCGGGCGAGGCACAGAAGGCAAGATGATGGCAATTAAGTTTGCCAGGGAAAACGATATTCCATTCCTTGGGATCTGCCTGGGTATGCAGCTTGCAGTCATCGAGTTTGCCAGAAATGTGGCCAAACTCAAAGGGGCAAACAGTACGGAATTTGACGAAGATACACCCTACCCTGTAATTGACCTCCTGCCTGAGCAAAACGGTGTTGCAGACATGGGCGGAACCATGCGCCTTGGGGACTATGAAGCCATCCTGAAAGAAGGCTCTATTGCCGCTAAAATTTACGGGACCAATTACATTGTCGAGCGCCACCGCCACAGGTATGAAGTTAACCCGGAATTTGTTGAAAGACTTGAGTCTTACGGCATTGTCTTTTCCGGCAAAAACAAGAACAGGATGGAGATTGCCGAGATTCCTGGCAAGCGCTTCTTCTTTGGTTCCCAGTTCCATCCTGAGTTCAGGTCAAGGCCTGGAAGGCCGTCTCCTCCATTCAATGGTCTCGTCGCGGCAATGTGCAAATACAGGAAGGAAAGAGAAGGACGATAA
- a CDS encoding DUF7524 family protein encodes MQQTFQNVIINRQEINSIEFEKESVEISLSPGGEETFEVLITNYGSPTHIHFSVSDELKGQIIFLRDNPYVLQKEYVSVVARIPQEGRVLTKGQIYITAGYGSRKKGFPVQLGKIDPKPQEHSEDESHAGNQEDELSSQRSSTTLPIKLSHPKSGNDFGGFSSFIHRSFKGSFSATERKSPIHISDNEKLPLNIAFGGFLLLACLFFLYFILPSGLQFKVSFAQSVLFSILFVTCMIYILLKIAEES; translated from the coding sequence TTGCAGCAGACATTCCAGAATGTTATTATCAACCGACAAGAGATAAACTCAATTGAGTTCGAAAAGGAAAGTGTTGAGATTTCTCTTTCTCCCGGCGGAGAAGAAACCTTTGAGGTCCTGATCACAAACTACGGGTCCCCTACGCATATTCACTTCTCAGTAAGTGACGAATTGAAAGGTCAGATCATTTTTCTGAGGGATAACCCATATGTGCTTCAGAAAGAATACGTTTCTGTAGTTGCAAGAATCCCGCAAGAAGGCAGGGTGCTTACAAAAGGGCAGATCTATATCACAGCGGGTTATGGCTCCAGAAAGAAAGGTTTTCCAGTCCAGCTTGGAAAAATCGATCCAAAGCCGCAGGAACACTCCGAAGACGAGTCCCATGCAGGAAATCAGGAAGATGAATTGAGTTCTCAAAGATCCTCAACTACACTACCTATAAAACTCTCTCACCCTAAATCAGGAAACGATTTTGGCGGGTTTTCATCTTTTATCCACAGAAGTTTTAAAGGAAGCTTTTCAGCCACCGAAAGAAAGAGTCCAATACATATAAGTGATAACGAAAAACTTCCTCTGAATATTGCTTTTGGAGGCTTTTTACTACTTGCATGCTTATTCTTCCTCTACTTTATACTGCCATCGGGCCTGCAGTTTAAGGTCAGCTTTGCCCAGTCGGTTTTGTTTTCAATACTTTTTGTGACCTGCATGATATATATTCTGCTAAAAATTGCAGAAGAGAGCTAA
- the pyrE gene encoding orotate phosphoribosyltransferase, translating into MSKTNLETGNNIENQKQELIAALKACGAVRYGDFTLASGKKSKYYIDIKKASTDPKTLKLIARQAAFRIKQMDVNIIAGVELGGVPLATAVSMETELPLLIVRKSIKDYGTKSRFVGDIRPEDRLVMLEDVTTSGGSVRNAIEVVRETGASVKYVISVVDREEGAIENLKEAGTELVPLVSARDLLK; encoded by the coding sequence ATGAGCAAAACAAATTTAGAAACAGGAAATAACATTGAGAATCAGAAACAGGAACTAATCGCAGCCCTCAAGGCCTGCGGAGCCGTTCGCTACGGGGATTTCACACTTGCCTCAGGAAAGAAAAGCAAGTATTATATAGACATCAAAAAGGCCAGTACTGACCCTAAAACCCTGAAACTTATAGCACGACAGGCAGCATTCAGGATAAAACAGATGGATGTGAACATAATAGCAGGAGTGGAACTTGGAGGTGTGCCATTAGCAACTGCAGTTTCTATGGAAACCGAGCTTCCTCTGCTTATAGTCAGGAAATCTATAAAGGACTACGGTACAAAGAGCAGGTTTGTGGGCGATATTAGACCGGAAGACAGGCTTGTAATGCTCGAAGACGTAACAACAAGTGGAGGTTCGGTCAGGAACGCAATTGAGGTTGTCAGGGAAACCGGAGCAAGCGTCAAATATGTAATCAGTGTTGTGGACAGGGAAGAAGGAGCAATAGAAAACTTAAAAGAGGCAGGTACGGAGCTTGTACCTCTCGTAAGTGCACGCGACCTCTTAAAGTAA
- a CDS encoding carboxymuconolactone decarboxylase family protein, translating to MNQNPYEIFQKECPEVAARFNDLIEAQKALKGLDAKTKQLITIAIQTANRNPRGVQMHAMMARNEGAAREEIIAAVVLNLHHSGFAKVLECLPAAIDGFEGKI from the coding sequence ATGAATCAAAATCCATATGAAATCTTCCAGAAAGAATGTCCTGAAGTAGCAGCACGTTTTAATGACCTTATTGAAGCCCAGAAAGCGTTGAAAGGCCTTGATGCTAAAACAAAACAATTGATTACCATAGCCATCCAGACTGCGAACCGAAACCCACGAGGCGTACAGATGCATGCAATGATGGCAAGGAACGAGGGTGCAGCTCGTGAAGAAATTATCGCTGCAGTGGTTCTGAACCTTCACCATTCCGGTTTTGCTAAAGTTCTTGAGTGCCTTCCTGCAGCAATTGATGGATTTGAAGGTAAAATCTGA